A part of Silvimonas soli genomic DNA contains:
- a CDS encoding DUF899 domain-containing protein, translating into MMTTHVTGTHEEWLAARLKLLAAEKQLTHHSDLLAQQRQALPWVRVDKTYRFETDKGSATLKDLFQGRSQLLVYHFMFGPDYTAGCPSCSAIADSFDGFVSHLANHDVTLAAVSRAPIAKLSAYKERMGWSFPWASSQGGDFNFDFNVSFTEEEQRKGDIEYNYMRGAHAMDAVPAPEPVVQFANSCGTDAATYARDRPGLSAFVMEDGVIYHTYSTYARGLDGIWGMYQWLDRAPLGRNETGIWWRRHDEYEKC; encoded by the coding sequence ATGATGACGACGCACGTAACTGGAACTCACGAAGAATGGCTGGCCGCGCGACTGAAATTGCTGGCGGCTGAAAAACAGCTCACGCATCACAGCGATCTGCTGGCGCAACAACGCCAGGCACTGCCGTGGGTTCGCGTGGACAAGACCTACCGCTTTGAAACCGACAAGGGCAGCGCAACACTGAAAGACCTGTTTCAGGGTCGCTCGCAATTGCTGGTGTATCACTTCATGTTCGGGCCGGACTACACCGCCGGTTGCCCGTCTTGCTCGGCCATTGCTGATAGCTTCGACGGCTTTGTCTCCCATCTGGCCAATCACGACGTGACGCTGGCGGCGGTTTCCCGCGCACCGATTGCCAAACTGAGCGCCTACAAAGAGCGCATGGGTTGGTCGTTTCCGTGGGCCTCTTCGCAGGGCGGCGATTTCAACTTTGACTTCAACGTGTCATTCACTGAGGAGGAACAACGCAAGGGCGATATTGAATACAACTATATGCGCGGTGCGCATGCCATGGACGCCGTTCCGGCACCAGAACCGGTGGTGCAGTTTGCCAACAGTTGCGGTACCGACGCGGCTACGTATGCGCGCGATCGCCCGGGATTGAGCGCCTTCGTCATGGAAGATGGAGTGATCTATCACACCTATTCCACCTATGCCCGCGGGCTGGACGGCATCTGGGGCATGTACCAATGGCTCGATCGCGCGCCGCTGGGCCGCAACGAGACGGGCATCTGGTGGCGCCGTCATGACGAGTACGAAAAGTGCTAA
- a CDS encoding DUF2182 domain-containing protein, with protein sequence MTIIWCRSMADMDGMTMPGDWTMSMTWMRMPGQTWLRAGAVFLGMWVMMMVAMMLPALAPVLWRYQQWASRSAHARPARLTILVGLAYFSVWTMVGLAAFLVGITLATLAMQQPVLARAVPSLAGTVVLMAGALQFTRWKAHLLACCRGSSGHGGEFGPANASNAWRYGLQLGSHCCQCCAGLTAILLVGGVMDLRMMAIVTAAISAERLAARGKTVAYAIGIVAVVGGLLLIVRNI encoded by the coding sequence ATGACCATCATCTGGTGCCGTTCGATGGCGGATATGGATGGCATGACTATGCCAGGCGACTGGACCATGTCCATGACCTGGATGCGCATGCCGGGCCAGACCTGGTTGCGCGCCGGGGCGGTGTTCCTTGGCATGTGGGTGATGATGATGGTGGCCATGATGCTGCCAGCGCTCGCCCCCGTGCTGTGGCGCTACCAGCAATGGGCAAGCCGTTCAGCCCATGCCCGGCCAGCCCGGCTCACCATCCTGGTGGGTCTGGCTTACTTTAGCGTGTGGACGATGGTTGGTCTGGCTGCCTTCCTGGTCGGGATCACGCTGGCAACCCTGGCGATGCAGCAACCCGTGTTGGCGCGCGCCGTGCCAAGTCTGGCAGGAACCGTGGTGCTGATGGCTGGCGCGCTGCAATTCACCCGCTGGAAAGCGCATTTGCTGGCCTGCTGCCGAGGCAGCTCCGGCCATGGCGGCGAGTTCGGGCCGGCCAATGCCAGCAATGCGTGGCGCTATGGCCTGCAACTGGGTAGCCACTGCTGCCAGTGCTGCGCCGGACTCACCGCAATCTTGCTGGTCGGCGGTGTAATGGACCTGCGCATGATGGCCATCGTCACTGCCGCCATTAGCGCCGAACGCCTGGCCGCACGTGGCAAAACGGTGGCATACGCAATTGGCATCGTCGCTGTCGTGGGGGGGCTATTGCTGATTGTGCGAAATATCTAG
- the wecB gene encoding non-hydrolyzing UDP-N-acetylglucosamine 2-epimerase, which yields MRDILLVSGTRPEIIKIAPLYHALRSQQWARVYWLHTGQHGEMAQQILACFDITPDITLERRGSSLADFSIGCREQLEAVMLSRAWSLVVVQGDTESAFLGALAGFYHRVPVAHVEAGLRTYNPDRPFPEEGLRQMIGRVARFHFAPTERARDALLKENIANSHITLSGNTVVDAQQWVIAHRGISRQASDRGHMLVTVHRRENWGHDVEEICHAIADIATAHPDLPVLFPVHLNPVVQKPVHDILGHIANVQLVPPLDYLQMQQALVDAWLVLTDSGGLQEEAPTFGVPLLVLREETERPEAIDAGCARLVGTKRATIVEQVEALWQNKAAYQAMQQAGNPFGDGKSCEYIVATLKKGLAHKADPAPDFA from the coding sequence ATGCGTGACATCCTGCTTGTCTCCGGCACCCGTCCCGAAATCATCAAGATTGCCCCGCTTTATCATGCATTGCGCTCACAGCAATGGGCACGTGTGTATTGGTTGCATACCGGGCAGCATGGTGAAATGGCGCAGCAGATTCTGGCGTGTTTTGACATCACGCCCGATATCACGCTGGAGCGCCGTGGCAGCAGTCTGGCCGACTTCAGCATCGGTTGTCGGGAGCAACTGGAGGCGGTGATGCTTAGCCGCGCCTGGTCGTTGGTAGTCGTGCAAGGTGATACCGAAAGTGCTTTTCTGGGAGCGCTGGCCGGGTTTTACCACCGGGTGCCGGTGGCTCACGTTGAAGCAGGCTTGCGCACTTACAATCCGGACCGGCCGTTCCCGGAAGAAGGCTTGCGGCAGATGATCGGCCGGGTGGCACGCTTTCACTTTGCGCCCACCGAACGGGCACGCGATGCCTTGTTGAAAGAGAACATCGCCAACAGTCACATCACGCTTAGTGGCAATACCGTGGTGGATGCCCAGCAGTGGGTCATTGCCCATCGCGGCATTTCACGCCAGGCCAGCGATCGCGGGCATATGTTGGTCACCGTGCACCGGCGCGAAAACTGGGGTCACGATGTTGAGGAAATCTGCCACGCCATTGCCGACATCGCCACCGCGCATCCGGATCTACCGGTACTGTTTCCGGTGCATTTGAACCCGGTGGTGCAAAAACCGGTGCATGACATCCTTGGCCATATTGCCAACGTGCAACTGGTGCCGCCGCTGGATTACCTGCAGATGCAGCAAGCGCTGGTCGATGCCTGGCTGGTACTGACTGACTCCGGTGGTTTGCAGGAAGAAGCTCCCACATTTGGCGTACCGCTGCTGGTATTGCGTGAAGAAACCGAGCGTCCCGAAGCCATTGATGCAGGCTGCGCCCGGCTGGTGGGCACGAAACGGGCGACCATCGTCGAGCAGGTTGAAGCACTGTGGCAGAACAAAGCGGCGTATCAAGCCATGCAGCAGGCGGGCAATCCGTTTGGCGATGGCAAGTCGTGCGAATACATTGTGGCAACACTCAAGAAAGGCCTCGCGCATAAAGCCGATCCGGCTCCGGACTTTGCCTAA
- the nrfB gene encoding cyclic di-3',5'-guanylate-activated glycosyltransferase NrfB — protein sequence MSLLDIFSTYLYGLKLLAIAVAVMMLVSGIDDLFIDVVYWGRRIWRLLTIYRNHPYLDYTALYEPDEKPLAIMVPAWQETGVIGKMAELAATTLDYENYHIFVGTYPNDPDTQRDVDEVCARFPNVHKVVCARPGPTSKADCLNNVLDAILQFERRANFEFAGFILHDAEDVISDMELRLFNFLVARKDLIQIPVYPFERPWTNFTSLSYLDEFAELHGKDVPVREAVAGQVPSAGVGTCFSRRAVLALLADGDGIAFDVQSLTEDYDIGFRLKAKGMTEVFVRFPVIRDTPTHSLGKRLLGQSRRSSTVICVREYFPDTLHTAVRQKSRWIIGIVYQGFKTHGWTGNWTLNYFLWRDRKGAISNFVSFIASLILIQLSALWLYQHYWPNAYRFLSIFEGDHGLVLLLWVNFFLMANRMLQRIIFVSGYYGIGQGLMAIPRLFWGNIINFLANWRALSQIIAQGDPRRVAWDKTTHDFPSVGGENRARRPLGSILIEQGAITEAQLASALAQHRSQGLRLGSWLVQTGVVSAQALAEAVATQSHVSTEAVDAYSLSPQLIGRVPAAMAMHYAILPLREEGKTLVVASESDIDPVSLAALERKLERPVRYVIARRGEVTVGLRRWYLPKLQADPRELLDAAIDQGLITPAQGQAIWQEYVPQQVLFAEILMSLGHLDTAALKALLLRHERSSQSLREFLVDEGVISQHTLQEALQLQDQLQPSMPQLLQRAGVTMEQLDHLRPAAAV from the coding sequence ATGTCTTTGCTGGATATATTTTCAACCTACCTTTACGGCCTGAAGCTGCTTGCCATTGCGGTGGCGGTGATGATGCTGGTCAGCGGCATCGATGATTTGTTTATCGATGTGGTTTACTGGGGCCGCCGTATCTGGCGCCTGCTGACCATTTATCGCAACCACCCGTATCTGGATTACACCGCGCTGTACGAGCCGGACGAAAAGCCGTTGGCCATCATGGTGCCCGCGTGGCAAGAAACCGGAGTGATCGGCAAGATGGCCGAACTGGCCGCCACCACGCTGGATTACGAGAATTACCACATCTTTGTCGGCACTTATCCCAATGATCCGGATACCCAGCGCGACGTGGATGAAGTCTGTGCGCGCTTTCCCAATGTACATAAAGTGGTCTGCGCCCGCCCCGGGCCAACCAGCAAGGCCGATTGCCTGAACAACGTACTCGACGCCATTTTGCAATTCGAGCGCCGAGCCAATTTCGAATTTGCCGGTTTTATCCTGCACGACGCCGAAGATGTGATCTCGGATATGGAATTGCGGCTGTTCAATTTTCTGGTGGCGCGTAAAGATCTGATCCAGATTCCGGTTTATCCGTTTGAACGGCCGTGGACCAACTTCACCAGCCTTTCTTATCTGGATGAGTTTGCCGAACTGCATGGTAAAGACGTGCCGGTGCGCGAAGCCGTCGCCGGTCAGGTGCCCAGCGCTGGCGTTGGCACGTGTTTCAGCCGCCGTGCAGTACTGGCCTTGTTGGCCGATGGCGATGGCATTGCCTTTGACGTACAAAGTTTGACCGAAGACTACGACATTGGCTTTCGGCTGAAAGCCAAGGGCATGACCGAGGTGTTTGTGCGCTTCCCGGTGATCCGCGATACGCCTACGCATTCGCTGGGCAAACGCCTGCTGGGGCAAAGTCGGCGCTCGTCCACCGTGATCTGCGTACGCGAGTATTTTCCGGATACCTTGCACACGGCGGTAAGGCAAAAATCGCGCTGGATTATCGGCATTGTTTATCAGGGCTTCAAAACCCACGGCTGGACAGGCAACTGGACGCTCAATTATTTTCTCTGGCGTGACCGCAAAGGCGCCATCAGTAACTTTGTGAGCTTTATCGCTTCGCTGATCCTGATCCAGTTGTCGGCGTTATGGCTGTACCAGCATTACTGGCCAAATGCCTACCGCTTCTTGTCGATTTTTGAAGGCGACCATGGACTGGTGCTGCTGCTGTGGGTCAACTTCTTCCTGATGGCCAACCGCATGCTGCAGCGGATTATCTTTGTCTCCGGTTATTACGGCATTGGCCAAGGTTTGATGGCGATTCCACGCTTGTTCTGGGGCAACATCATCAACTTCCTGGCGAACTGGCGTGCGCTGAGCCAGATCATTGCCCAAGGCGATCCGCGTCGCGTGGCGTGGGACAAAACCACGCATGACTTCCCCAGCGTGGGTGGCGAAAATCGCGCCCGCCGACCGCTGGGCAGCATCCTGATCGAGCAAGGCGCCATTACCGAAGCCCAACTGGCCAGCGCTCTGGCGCAACACCGCAGCCAGGGTCTGCGCCTGGGAAGCTGGCTGGTACAAACAGGGGTCGTTAGCGCGCAAGCACTGGCAGAGGCGGTTGCTACGCAGAGTCATGTCAGCACCGAAGCGGTCGATGCCTACAGTCTGTCGCCCCAGCTAATTGGCCGCGTTCCCGCTGCAATGGCCATGCACTATGCCATCTTGCCGCTGCGCGAAGAGGGCAAAACCCTGGTGGTGGCCAGTGAATCCGATATTGACCCGGTATCGCTGGCGGCACTGGAACGCAAGCTGGAACGCCCGGTGCGTTATGTGATCGCCCGCCGTGGCGAGGTCACGGTAGGATTGCGCCGCTGGTATCTGCCCAAACTGCAAGCCGACCCGCGCGAACTGCTGGACGCGGCCATCGACCAAGGTTTGATCACACCCGCGCAAGGCCAGGCCATCTGGCAGGAATACGTACCTCAACAAGTATTATTTGCCGAGATATTGATGTCACTGGGTCATCTGGATACCGCCGCTCTTAAAGCCCTGCTGCTGCGCCATGAGCGCTCCAGCCAAAGTCTGCGTGAATTTCTGGTGGATGAAGGCGTGATTAGCCAGCACACCCTGCAAGAGGCATTGCAGCTGCAAGATCAGCTGCAGCCCTCAATGCCGCAACTGCTGCAACGCGCTGGCGTGACCATGGAACAGCTGGACCACCTGCGCCCGGCGGCGGCCGTATGA
- a CDS encoding NfrA family protein, with translation MNTSLRVLPALLALALAAPALSATDSRLDLGDEVSGYRRFIIYPHLQKAFALQQRGENQQAISEFLAAQKLVPKNATVALYLADAYQRNGQPDRAEAVLKQAAQRTPKDMRIAEALATLQGAQATQAPEEVSEAGGAAQAPAATDTTCQPKETPVCKAIAGNAALRAGQLAKAQAELDADDGFAASPQGLELRHSLAQRAIFLRDWPRAESQFAALNAAGQLTANERSQWLNLLLTQGRLSDAERLLNQSPAVRGRDQLAYAQALARRGERAALVRYMVGKQPDFQNAADEQQWLSLLEQMPGIERDTLYAEYTPTFSVNRRAQAQALVPRLIASGSDNAAQRMLERLPADEMLRERFTLSVKANQLDLAEKQAAALLRQHDNDPALLDSLTWQLIAHDGQAQAARLLLDNYPFTAAQPARRGILLQRLTGLIGETPALLTAEDKARLANPLATPGPRGHQAALFAGLKDCKQVHDLLGDLSSGYSHDDWMRLGDCYSSDNLPGLAQYSYQQARQRQPDDGYATRAVAYQAFATKDYASAAQAWRSLRKADLLPGELISAANTDLVAGDKPGAAQWLDEYEDRGAVRDDEYWWLRAQTAPDATAERAALERALAQREDARYYQRLATLQSADKQYQEAVVSLQRAQALAPDDAELQATLGYAWWFAGNAAKSRTALQAAHQQAPGDIAITRQLVYSSQRMSDNTAARAYAREVIDYDLTIDPADKTDADLEQQFGFRRLHEDLGRRWSFSAGAFMGTNAGSIANSPEPGTAYRSYSQVEADYRLGDPAIRDGKTLEAYARIFAGSGTEGDQYAALPIYAPMLGTGLRWKPLRDWTFYLAAEYQTPLDRTQDTVSDVMFRASASLFNDGKFSDEWHESGTGWMAQNLYLDAAYYLHQERAAATADYRLSYHKKLVRGQTLEPYAHMQYNLLDQQGYSRDVRAGLGMRWNHWYGETRYDAYPSKISVGLEFQHAFETYLGDTNTVFLTFGGLW, from the coding sequence ATGAATACGTCTTTGAGAGTACTCCCTGCCTTGTTGGCACTGGCCCTTGCGGCACCGGCGTTGAGTGCAACGGACAGCAGGCTGGACCTTGGCGACGAAGTGAGCGGCTACCGGCGATTCATTATTTATCCGCATTTGCAGAAGGCCTTCGCGCTGCAGCAGCGCGGCGAAAACCAGCAAGCCATCAGCGAATTCCTGGCCGCGCAAAAGCTGGTACCTAAAAATGCCACCGTTGCGCTTTATCTGGCCGATGCCTATCAACGCAATGGCCAGCCTGATCGGGCCGAAGCGGTGCTCAAGCAAGCGGCCCAGCGCACGCCCAAAGACATGCGCATTGCCGAAGCACTGGCGACGCTGCAAGGTGCCCAGGCAACACAAGCGCCTGAAGAGGTCAGCGAAGCCGGGGGCGCCGCGCAAGCCCCAGCCGCTACAGACACCACTTGCCAGCCCAAAGAAACGCCAGTGTGCAAGGCCATAGCCGGCAATGCCGCATTACGCGCGGGTCAGTTGGCCAAGGCGCAAGCCGAACTGGATGCTGACGATGGTTTTGCGGCCAGTCCGCAAGGCCTGGAGCTGCGCCACTCACTGGCACAACGGGCGATCTTTTTACGCGACTGGCCGCGAGCCGAAAGCCAGTTTGCCGCACTCAATGCCGCAGGCCAACTCACGGCCAACGAGCGCAGCCAGTGGCTTAATCTGCTGCTGACACAGGGACGCCTGAGCGATGCCGAGCGTCTGCTGAACCAGAGTCCTGCCGTACGTGGACGTGATCAGCTGGCCTATGCACAGGCATTGGCCCGGCGTGGTGAGCGCGCAGCGCTCGTCCGTTACATGGTCGGCAAACAGCCTGACTTCCAGAACGCCGCCGATGAGCAGCAATGGCTGAGCTTGCTGGAACAAATGCCGGGCATAGAACGCGACACGCTCTATGCGGAATACACACCCACCTTTAGCGTCAACCGCCGCGCCCAGGCGCAGGCGCTGGTACCGCGCCTGATCGCCAGCGGCAGCGACAATGCCGCCCAGCGCATGCTGGAACGTTTGCCCGCCGACGAAATGCTCCGCGAGCGTTTTACCCTGAGCGTGAAAGCAAATCAGCTTGATCTGGCCGAAAAACAGGCAGCAGCCCTGCTACGGCAACACGATAACGATCCGGCGTTGCTCGATTCACTGACCTGGCAACTGATTGCTCATGATGGCCAGGCACAAGCCGCCCGCTTGTTGCTGGATAACTATCCCTTCACCGCCGCGCAGCCCGCACGCCGTGGGATTTTGTTGCAACGCCTCACCGGCTTGATCGGCGAAACCCCGGCATTGCTGACCGCTGAAGACAAGGCCCGGCTGGCAAATCCTCTGGCTACACCGGGTCCGCGCGGGCATCAGGCAGCGCTGTTTGCCGGCCTCAAGGACTGCAAACAAGTCCATGATTTGCTGGGTGATCTTTCCAGCGGCTACAGCCATGACGACTGGATGCGGCTGGGCGACTGCTATAGCAGTGACAACCTGCCGGGTCTGGCGCAATACAGCTATCAGCAAGCCCGGCAGCGGCAACCCGACGATGGCTACGCGACGCGCGCCGTAGCCTACCAGGCATTCGCCACCAAAGATTACGCCAGCGCGGCACAAGCGTGGCGCTCGCTGCGCAAGGCGGACTTGCTGCCCGGCGAGTTGATCTCCGCCGCTAATACCGACCTGGTCGCGGGCGACAAACCCGGTGCAGCGCAATGGCTGGATGAATACGAAGACCGCGGCGCCGTGCGTGACGATGAATACTGGTGGTTGCGCGCACAAACCGCCCCCGATGCCACCGCCGAACGCGCAGCGCTGGAACGTGCTCTGGCCCAGCGCGAAGACGCCCGCTATTACCAGCGACTGGCCACGCTGCAGAGCGCCGACAAGCAATATCAAGAGGCTGTGGTCTCGTTGCAGCGGGCCCAGGCGCTTGCTCCAGACGATGCCGAGTTACAGGCAACACTGGGCTACGCTTGGTGGTTTGCCGGAAACGCGGCCAAATCGCGAACAGCATTGCAGGCCGCGCATCAACAAGCGCCAGGCGACATTGCCATCACCCGGCAACTGGTTTATTCCAGCCAGCGCATGAGCGATAACACGGCCGCTCGCGCCTATGCCCGCGAGGTGATCGATTACGACCTGACTATTGATCCTGCCGATAAAACCGACGCCGATCTGGAGCAGCAATTTGGCTTCAGACGCCTGCATGAAGATCTGGGCCGTCGCTGGAGCTTTTCCGCTGGCGCGTTTATGGGGACCAACGCCGGTTCAATTGCCAACTCACCGGAGCCGGGCACGGCCTACCGCAGTTATTCGCAAGTTGAGGCAGACTACCGCCTGGGTGACCCGGCGATTCGCGACGGCAAAACGCTGGAAGCCTATGCTCGCATTTTTGCCGGTAGTGGTACCGAGGGCGACCAATATGCCGCCTTACCCATTTACGCGCCGATGTTGGGCACTGGCCTGCGCTGGAAGCCGTTGCGTGACTGGACCTTCTACCTGGCCGCCGAATATCAGACGCCACTGGATCGCACCCAGGATACGGTTTCGGACGTCATGTTCCGGGCCAGCGCATCGCTGTTCAACGATGGCAAGTTCAGTGATGAATGGCACGAATCCGGCACGGGCTGGATGGCGCAGAACCTGTATCTGGACGCCGCTTATTACCTGCATCAGGAGCGCGCTGCCGCCACTGCGGACTATCGCCTGAGTTATCACAAGAAACTGGTGCGGGGCCAGACCCTCGAGCCGTACGCCCATATGCAATACAACCTGTTGGACCAGCAAGGGTATAGCCGCGATGTACGGGCGGGCTTGGGTATGCGCTGGAATCACTGGTATGGCGAAACCCGTTACGATGCCTATCCGAGCAAGATCAGCGTCGGACTGGAGTTCCAGCACGCTTTCGAAACTTATCTCGGTGACACTAACACCGTGTTCCTGACTTTTGGAGGACTCTGGTGA
- a CDS encoding DUF4434 domain-containing protein, whose translation MRLIKLLLLGLLCLPGLAQAMNAIFYQPQLRDLSIAAASWPRIFATARQSGFDTLVMQWTRQGDAFTAPEQQAWLTARLNEAHAAGLKLVIGLSSDPDFFIKQQQPARLLDSYFNGMARTDAKLAQYWIKQLGTDAISGWYLGSEIDDMRWREPDSRSQLQNWLNRSQKLLHAQGDKPVYVSSFFAGNMAPTQYAAMLEQLGHGSGVHIWVQDGAGTAKLNEAERGLYVGAVTHCDGPAAQGIVFELFRQTGTDDNFTAERRTPEEARQLLKQRAACGGDSVFFSLRYLPGLEGLLPI comes from the coding sequence ATGCGTCTGATAAAACTTCTGCTGCTCGGGCTGCTTTGCTTGCCGGGGCTGGCCCAGGCCATGAACGCCATTTTTTATCAGCCGCAGTTACGCGATCTGAGCATCGCCGCCGCCAGCTGGCCGCGCATCTTTGCTACGGCACGGCAGAGCGGATTTGATACGCTGGTCATGCAGTGGACCCGCCAGGGCGACGCCTTTACGGCGCCGGAACAGCAAGCCTGGCTCACCGCTCGCCTGAACGAGGCGCACGCCGCCGGTTTGAAACTGGTTATCGGCTTGAGTTCTGATCCTGATTTTTTCATCAAGCAGCAACAACCCGCACGCTTGCTGGATAGCTACTTCAACGGCATGGCCAGAACCGATGCAAAACTCGCCCAATACTGGATCAAACAGCTGGGGACTGATGCCATTAGCGGCTGGTATTTAGGGTCGGAAATTGACGACATGCGCTGGCGCGAACCGGACAGCCGCAGCCAGTTGCAAAACTGGCTCAATCGCAGTCAGAAACTGCTGCACGCGCAGGGCGACAAGCCGGTGTATGTCAGCAGTTTTTTTGCCGGCAATATGGCACCCACGCAATATGCCGCCATGCTGGAGCAACTCGGTCACGGCAGTGGCGTGCATATCTGGGTTCAAGATGGTGCTGGCACCGCCAAACTGAACGAAGCTGAACGCGGCTTGTACGTGGGCGCTGTCACGCACTGCGACGGCCCGGCGGCCCAAGGCATCGTGTTTGAGTTGTTCCGCCAGACCGGCACCGACGACAACTTTACCGCCGAGCGCCGGACACCAGAGGAAGCCCGGCAACTACTCAAGCAACGCGCGGCATGCGGCGGTGACAGCGTGTTTTTCTCGCTGCGCTATTTGCCCGGGCTGGAAGGGCTGTTGCCCATTTGA
- a CDS encoding DUF3300 domain-containing protein: MLKTLRQYALMLALPLWLLCAAWPALAADDPPLSNAQLDQLVAPIALYPDSLLSQLLMATTYPDEFEKAYQWSKAHPDSKGDSAVKMVEAQNWDPAVASMVAFPDVLITLGGQPKWVKDMGDAFLTQTADVMDAVQRLRNQAQKAGNLQSNEQVTVTTQPGPKQQVIVIEPAQPSVVYVPTYNPAVVYGPWAYPTYPPYYYPPPAGYWFSTAVMTGLAWGVGIAVGNALWGGCNWGSSNVNINVNKYNNINSNRKFEGGGDRASWKHDPGHRTSDYRGGAAERDRLNNDFKTNQREQFRGRDDAGRENGRDNGRDNARDNGRDNARDNGRDNGRDNGRANTRDANRERAANTMESRGISNSSRGGRTGGAQAGQMDHNRGGANSGLGNNNGARGDNRSQAGSRNNALTGVNDMQSRTESSRGRESRASPSMQGTSRAGASNRSAPAARSSTNRPARSGGGGRGR, translated from the coding sequence GTGCTCAAGACTCTGCGTCAGTACGCATTGATGCTGGCGTTACCCCTATGGTTGCTCTGTGCCGCCTGGCCAGCGCTGGCCGCAGATGATCCACCGTTGTCCAATGCCCAGCTTGATCAGCTGGTGGCGCCCATCGCTTTATATCCAGACTCGCTGCTTTCCCAGTTGCTGATGGCAACGACGTATCCTGACGAGTTTGAAAAAGCGTATCAGTGGTCCAAAGCCCACCCCGACTCCAAGGGCGATTCCGCCGTAAAAATGGTTGAAGCGCAAAACTGGGACCCAGCTGTTGCCTCTATGGTGGCCTTCCCGGATGTGCTGATCACGCTTGGCGGTCAGCCCAAATGGGTAAAGGACATGGGCGATGCCTTTCTGACCCAGACTGCCGACGTGATGGACGCGGTCCAGCGCTTGCGGAATCAGGCGCAAAAAGCGGGCAACCTGCAATCGAACGAGCAGGTTACCGTGACCACGCAACCTGGCCCCAAACAGCAAGTCATTGTGATCGAGCCGGCCCAACCGTCGGTGGTGTATGTGCCGACTTATAACCCTGCCGTGGTGTACGGTCCTTGGGCGTACCCAACTTATCCTCCCTATTACTACCCACCACCTGCTGGATACTGGTTTTCCACTGCGGTGATGACTGGCCTGGCGTGGGGTGTCGGCATTGCCGTGGGCAACGCGCTGTGGGGCGGCTGCAACTGGGGTTCAAGTAACGTCAACATCAACGTAAACAAGTACAACAACATCAATTCCAACCGCAAATTTGAAGGGGGCGGTGATCGCGCTTCCTGGAAACACGACCCCGGCCATCGCACCTCGGACTACCGGGGCGGTGCTGCCGAACGTGATCGCCTGAACAACGATTTCAAAACCAACCAGCGCGAACAATTCCGCGGTCGTGATGACGCTGGTCGGGAAAATGGGCGTGATAATGGACGAGACAACGCTCGAGATAATGGACGCGACAACGCCCGTGACAATGGCAGAGACAATGGACGCGATAACGGTCGGGCAAATACCCGTGACGCTAACCGCGAGCGAGCTGCGAACACCATGGAAAGCCGCGGCATCAGCAACTCGTCGCGTGGCGGCAGAACCGGCGGGGCACAGGCCGGGCAAATGGATCACAATCGCGGCGGCGCCAACAGTGGCCTGGGCAATAACAACGGAGCCCGTGGCGACAACCGCAGCCAGGCGGGATCACGTAACAATGCCCTCACCGGCGTCAACGATATGCAATCACGAACAGAGTCCTCGCGCGGTCGGGAAAGCCGCGCCTCGCCCAGCATGCAAGGCACCAGCCGAGCTGGCGCTTCAAACCGCTCTGCTCCGGCAGCCCGCTCCTCCACCAATCGCCCGGCGCGCAGTGGTGGCGGTGGCCGTGGTCGTTGA